The Microbacterium limosum genome contains a region encoding:
- a CDS encoding site-specific integrase — MARPRTPLGTFGQIRFESKENGQIRAVARFRDNDGRLRKVSATADTQKAAENKLKTILAVRAEAAIGQGELTADSSFRQLVEVWLADLDLDGVISSRTRTLYEWNMRNLVLPALENYALREISVRMIDQLVKTLKATKSYSSAKQARTVLSLAFGLAVRYDAMRSNPVRDIARLRKPASQAMALRIEQVEAIRSAVSSWRRDPGHSGPPPDGQLEQIIEVMLGTSARIGEVLAIRKCDVNVTVTPATVRICGTIISEKGTPTHRQDHPKTAKSTRVVAVPGFAAEALRVRLVATSGADAEHLLFFTRNGTPFTTNNVRRRLGTALSAAGIEGVTPHAFRRTVATVLDRASGPELAAEMLGHTSSKITLQHYIEPDEAVNPVTADILESLAPRRKDDG; from the coding sequence ATGGCTAGGCCGCGAACCCCGCTCGGCACTTTCGGGCAGATTCGATTCGAGTCGAAGGAGAACGGACAGATCCGAGCGGTCGCGCGTTTCCGTGACAACGACGGTCGCCTGCGCAAAGTCAGTGCCACCGCCGACACACAGAAGGCCGCCGAGAACAAACTCAAGACGATCCTGGCCGTGCGCGCAGAAGCCGCGATCGGTCAGGGTGAGCTGACTGCAGACAGCTCGTTCCGCCAGTTGGTCGAGGTGTGGCTCGCTGACCTTGACCTCGACGGGGTGATCTCGTCACGCACCCGCACGCTCTACGAGTGGAACATGCGCAACCTGGTGCTGCCGGCGTTGGAGAACTACGCGCTACGTGAGATCAGTGTGCGGATGATCGATCAGCTCGTGAAGACACTCAAAGCGACGAAGAGCTACAGCAGCGCCAAGCAGGCCCGCACCGTCCTCAGCCTTGCGTTCGGGCTGGCGGTCAGGTACGACGCGATGCGCTCCAACCCGGTGCGCGATATCGCCCGGCTCCGTAAGCCCGCCTCGCAGGCGATGGCGTTGCGGATCGAGCAGGTCGAGGCGATCCGCTCGGCGGTGAGTTCGTGGCGACGCGATCCGGGTCATTCCGGTCCGCCGCCGGATGGGCAGTTGGAGCAGATCATCGAGGTCATGCTCGGCACGTCGGCGCGTATCGGCGAGGTGCTCGCGATCCGCAAATGCGATGTCAACGTCACGGTCACGCCGGCGACGGTGCGGATCTGCGGCACGATCATCTCCGAGAAGGGCACGCCGACACATCGGCAGGACCATCCGAAGACCGCGAAGTCCACCCGCGTCGTCGCGGTGCCGGGGTTCGCTGCCGAGGCGCTGCGGGTGAGGCTCGTGGCCACTTCGGGGGCGGATGCCGAGCATCTGTTGTTCTTCACCCGAAACGGGACGCCGTTCACGACGAACAACGTGCGGCGTCGGCTAGGGACTGCGCTGAGCGCGGCCGGGATCGAAGGCGTGACGCCGCACGCGTTCCGCCGCACGGTCGCGACCGTGCTGGATCGCGCGAGCGGGCCGGAGCTTGCGGCCGAGATGCTTGGACACACGTCGTCGAAGATCACGCTGCAGCACTACATCGAGCCAGACGAGGCCGTGAACCCCGTCACCGCCGACATCCTGGAGTCGCTCGCGCCACGGCGGAAGGACGACGGGTAG
- a CDS encoding phospholipase D family protein, with amino-acid sequence MLEPQTRAALTDMLHPPTGFALSHAVATTFTLDLDTALTIPLSFAAHRVTASDDPIGILDAVRRAADKVDIFAQAGQVGIEIPPSALVAFLEPMVHPVEVERGIFHPKVWFLEYERGDERAYRFVCASRNLTADRSWDVVISLDGSPAMPSDRAAAREINEPLVRLLRSLPKMSVRPVPGPRRARIDALATRIRDVAWTPPEGMRDIRFHVWGVGERPQPEFWGIRGLFISPFLTDAGLIELKKGAYGDAYLVSRGTSIDALAPATFDKKLRQAYVLDDAADIATEDDEQKARRSLLTGLHAKTYVFDRQDGAHVFLGSLNATGPALHENVEVMVEAVGKVKPFGVENTLEGLKEFLQEFEYTGGVEESENEKADRDLSAALRRIAGIRLHARVAHAESYELHVWRDGDVTVPREVELSWHPITRTGLAIPGLPGEQSAPSVVGDLGLTDITPFIIVTARDARGERFAQRTVVLAELHDDPVDRRDAVIAAHLTDRAAFMRFLMLLLELGGFALPGAGDGGSWQPISAGDGHATGLFEALMRAVGPDRTGLEEVQRVIDYMGRQPDGTSVLPEGFDALWASIWAAQQTVKKSRQHG; translated from the coding sequence ATGCTTGAGCCGCAGACACGGGCCGCACTCACCGACATGCTCCACCCGCCGACGGGGTTCGCCCTCTCGCACGCCGTCGCGACGACCTTCACCCTCGACCTCGACACGGCGCTGACCATTCCGCTGTCGTTCGCGGCGCACCGCGTCACAGCGAGCGACGACCCGATCGGGATCCTCGATGCTGTGCGGCGAGCCGCGGACAAAGTCGACATCTTCGCGCAAGCCGGTCAGGTCGGCATCGAGATCCCGCCGAGCGCGCTGGTCGCGTTCTTAGAGCCCATGGTTCACCCGGTAGAGGTGGAACGCGGGATCTTCCACCCGAAGGTGTGGTTCCTCGAGTACGAACGCGGCGACGAGCGCGCCTATCGGTTCGTCTGCGCGAGCCGCAATCTCACCGCGGACCGCAGCTGGGACGTCGTCATCTCCCTCGATGGATCACCTGCTATGCCGTCTGATCGCGCCGCAGCCCGGGAGATCAACGAGCCTCTGGTGCGTCTGCTCCGCTCACTGCCGAAAATGTCCGTGCGCCCAGTTCCGGGCCCGCGGCGCGCCCGTATCGATGCACTCGCGACACGGATCCGTGACGTCGCCTGGACGCCGCCGGAAGGCATGCGTGACATCCGGTTCCACGTGTGGGGCGTCGGGGAACGTCCCCAGCCCGAGTTCTGGGGAATCCGCGGGCTGTTCATCTCACCGTTCCTGACCGACGCCGGGCTGATCGAGCTCAAGAAGGGTGCGTACGGCGACGCATATCTCGTCTCTCGTGGCACGAGCATCGACGCTCTCGCGCCGGCAACCTTCGACAAGAAGCTGCGGCAGGCGTACGTCCTTGACGACGCGGCGGACATCGCGACGGAAGACGACGAGCAGAAGGCTCGGCGGTCCCTCCTGACCGGGCTGCACGCCAAGACCTACGTGTTCGACCGTCAGGACGGCGCGCACGTCTTCCTGGGATCGCTGAACGCCACCGGGCCTGCTCTGCACGAGAACGTGGAGGTCATGGTCGAAGCCGTCGGCAAGGTGAAGCCGTTCGGTGTGGAGAACACACTGGAAGGGCTCAAGGAGTTCCTTCAGGAGTTCGAGTACACCGGCGGCGTCGAAGAGAGCGAGAACGAGAAGGCCGATCGAGACCTGTCGGCCGCGCTGAGACGAATTGCCGGCATCCGGCTGCATGCCCGTGTCGCTCACGCCGAGTCGTACGAACTGCACGTCTGGCGAGACGGCGACGTCACGGTTCCACGCGAGGTAGAGCTGTCGTGGCATCCGATCACTCGCACGGGACTCGCCATCCCAGGACTGCCGGGTGAGCAGAGCGCCCCGTCGGTCGTGGGCGACTTGGGGCTCACCGACATCACGCCGTTCATCATCGTGACGGCCCGTGACGCTCGGGGCGAGCGCTTCGCGCAGCGGACCGTCGTTCTGGCCGAGCTGCACGACGACCCGGTCGATCGTCGTGATGCGGTGATCGCCGCACATCTCACCGACCGTGCCGCCTTCATGCGCTTCCTCATGCTTTTGCTGGAACTCGGGGGCTTCGCACTCCCCGGTGCGGGTGACGGCGGCAGTTGGCAGCCGATCTCCGCGGGAGACGGACATGCGACGGGCCTGTTCGAAGCGCTAATGCGTGCTGTCGGTCCCGACCGGACCGGCCTCGAAGAAGTGCAGCGGGTCATCGACTACATGGGGCGCCAGCCCGACGGCACCTCCGTCCTGCCGGAAGGATTCGATGCACTCTGGGCGTCGATCTGGGCGGCGCAGCAGACCGTGAAGAAGAGCAGACAGCATGGCTGA
- a CDS encoding CinA family protein — MHGEAALALSRLRARGWSLGVAESLTGGLLAAALIGVPGASDTVRGAIVAYAVSLKHSLLGVDAGLLAAHGAVHPDVALQMAEGVRRATAEGGRAADVGIATTGIAGPDSPDGQPVGTVHLAICTPGGSRVVSLRLEGDRDEIREATVRHALCVLVDAAA; from the coding sequence GTGCACGGGGAAGCGGCACTCGCACTGAGCCGCCTGCGCGCCCGAGGCTGGTCGCTCGGAGTCGCGGAGTCTCTCACGGGCGGTCTTCTGGCCGCCGCGCTCATCGGCGTGCCGGGTGCCTCGGACACCGTGCGCGGCGCGATAGTCGCCTACGCCGTGTCGCTCAAGCACTCGCTGCTGGGCGTCGACGCCGGCCTGCTCGCGGCTCACGGTGCCGTCCACCCGGACGTCGCCCTCCAGATGGCGGAGGGGGTCCGTCGTGCCACCGCCGAGGGCGGGCGCGCCGCCGATGTGGGGATCGCGACGACGGGAATCGCGGGTCCCGACTCGCCCGACGGCCAGCCCGTCGGCACGGTGCACCTGGCGATCTGCACCCCCGGGGGGTCGCGTGTCGTGTCTCTGCGCCTCGAGGGCGACCGCGACGAGATCCGAGAGGCGACCGTGCGCCACGCCCTCTGCGTGCTCGTCGACGCCGCCGCGTGA
- a CDS encoding helix-turn-helix domain-containing protein, with product MILVRQEIGDVLRDFRLQRGQTLRQVAGKASVALGYLSEVERGQKEASSEILASVAEALDVPISTIMREVGDRISVLEGVSTFPDVVPDDLVASVDKELTLS from the coding sequence ATGATCCTGGTTCGTCAAGAGATCGGCGATGTTCTGCGTGATTTCCGTCTGCAGAGGGGTCAGACCCTCCGTCAGGTGGCGGGCAAGGCGTCGGTCGCCCTCGGCTACCTCAGCGAGGTCGAGCGCGGTCAGAAAGAGGCCTCGAGCGAGATCCTCGCATCCGTGGCCGAAGCGCTGGATGTCCCCATTTCCACGATCATGCGCGAGGTCGGAGACCGGATCTCCGTGCTCGAGGGTGTCTCGACGTTCCCCGACGTCGTCCCCGACGACCTCGTGGCCTCGGTGGACAAAGAGCTCACGCTCAGCTGA
- a CDS encoding tyrosine-type recombinase/integrase: MADVDVAGVLRALKGFQRDAVDHLIAQFYPDGEKPASPRFLIADETGLGKSIVARGAIARAIDKLETDPNVERIDIVYICSNQDLAQQNLRRLNVTGERELPLATRLTLLATVLPRLSAPSTDGGKKVNLISFTPATSGMTGGGWRTGKWEERALLSILLRPLIAAGASEWDALIDLMKATKGVERFREGVNDLAQRMGGTVDPAIQGAFEALIREGATTDDDSTSMLGRMRALVQERASGQNVHWERVASLVGRLRQALAKASVNALEPDLVILDEFQKFRELLADPDTSEAAELAHAMFTHEDARVLLLSATPYSPFTRADDADDDHYKEFLDTVRFLAGWQEEPVRRIRDALEAYRSALILGGDAHAAAGDVRQALLPYMTRSERPQLTHGFVVSGLPVDVPAPADIVDFVHLRTFGEEIGAPIDIEYWKSIPYFANFMEGYKPGVKARATFATPEGHRAEGILAATRSMNPDDLEAFAAVEPANGYLAALKTQTVDAGWWRMLWMPPSMPYLEPGEIYSAIGDVTKRLVFSAWSGVPTSVASLLSYEADRKVAEASGGFLAENTSAARLKVAERFTYRTKAGEVGALSTLALFWPHPSLAQTGDPLTASREAGRRLSIVDAENHVARALPTHAADNAWDAFFSVEGLRPSLTDARSLVRAALGDEASEDTSSEVPDSGVLRHVEEAMRRFEASPDEAGHPDLVRLAMHAPGNIAYRALQRVAGTSVTPDGIWVAAFALADGLRRLFDRTESVATLVGIYGDDRVEHPYWSSVLSYCADGNLQAVLDEYLFQLRSDLGGIEVGDAELLHIARHASEVLRLRPARYLGHDTTRDRAPIPFHARFALRYGARFGDNADIRDGAVRAAFNSPFAPFVLISTSVGQEGIDFHWWCHAVVHWNLPRNPVDFEQREGRVNRFAGHAIRRNVAEAHWDDVLAGEGDDPWSAAFDAASQSEAVEQFGEFAPWWVYPGPAQVERILARYPLSRDQDRYERLRDDLALYRLTLGQPRQEDMLSGTPRCGVDDGLRLGSWESRVVVGRVITRWQRGSGGCMARVQRVAAAEAVTWTVVDDVGAVVGPAESFLEFARGAGYSPNTIRGYAKSLSLWWTHLEGGRRGWDSVTAADLARFMSAVRSGQVGVPSIGVRVPARAEATVNVRVRAVLSMYRYHAQLGTQVLPSSSAWGAEPTGSFVPFLGHLSRRHAVRAQAPVVLRASPRELPVLDPVVIDRLLDAEARFDPARGSWVGDLRYRLLWLLLWQSGMRIGEALGLRHRDWVVARGSTAKVLIRPSAHPHGYRPKSGPRDVHVGAALDGLYGDYVWWLCERGADREIANWDDSFIFCNVKRRPLYAPLRVESVYAHLGVMKKRIAVLPAAATPHWFRHTHATAMLMSGARIEVVSRRLGHRSIQTTIDHYGHVTDDAELAAFANWEAVTRGWETNR, from the coding sequence ATGGCTGACGTCGATGTGGCGGGAGTCCTGCGCGCACTCAAAGGCTTCCAGCGCGACGCGGTCGACCACCTGATCGCACAGTTCTACCCCGACGGTGAGAAACCCGCGTCACCCCGCTTCCTGATCGCGGATGAAACGGGGCTCGGAAAGAGCATCGTCGCGCGCGGCGCGATTGCGCGAGCGATCGACAAGCTCGAAACCGATCCCAACGTCGAACGGATCGACATCGTCTACATCTGTTCCAACCAAGACCTCGCGCAACAGAACCTGCGACGACTCAACGTCACCGGAGAACGAGAGTTGCCGCTCGCAACGAGGCTGACGCTCCTCGCGACCGTGCTGCCGCGGCTGTCGGCACCGTCGACCGACGGCGGGAAGAAGGTCAATCTGATCTCTTTCACGCCCGCAACCTCAGGGATGACGGGTGGAGGGTGGCGCACCGGGAAATGGGAGGAACGGGCGTTGCTGAGCATCCTTCTCCGACCATTGATCGCCGCAGGCGCCAGCGAATGGGACGCGCTCATCGATCTGATGAAGGCGACCAAGGGTGTCGAGAGATTCCGCGAAGGCGTGAACGACCTGGCCCAGCGGATGGGCGGCACCGTCGATCCCGCCATCCAGGGAGCATTCGAGGCGTTGATCCGCGAGGGCGCCACCACTGACGACGACAGTACGTCGATGCTCGGACGGATGCGCGCGCTGGTCCAGGAGCGCGCGTCCGGTCAGAACGTGCACTGGGAGCGTGTCGCGTCACTCGTGGGACGGCTACGCCAAGCCCTCGCGAAAGCCAGCGTGAACGCGCTCGAACCCGACCTAGTCATCCTCGACGAATTCCAGAAGTTCCGTGAACTGCTCGCCGACCCCGATACGAGCGAAGCCGCTGAGTTGGCACACGCGATGTTCACTCATGAGGACGCACGCGTGCTCCTCTTGTCGGCAACCCCGTACTCACCCTTCACACGAGCCGACGACGCCGACGACGACCACTACAAGGAGTTCCTCGACACGGTCCGATTCCTGGCCGGCTGGCAAGAAGAACCGGTTCGCCGTATCCGCGACGCACTAGAGGCCTACCGCTCGGCGCTGATCCTCGGCGGTGACGCACACGCAGCTGCAGGCGACGTCCGTCAGGCCCTGCTCCCGTACATGACCAGGTCCGAACGCCCCCAACTCACGCACGGATTCGTCGTCAGCGGTCTCCCTGTCGACGTGCCCGCGCCGGCCGACATCGTCGACTTCGTTCATCTCCGCACCTTCGGTGAGGAGATCGGCGCGCCGATCGACATCGAGTACTGGAAATCCATCCCGTACTTCGCGAACTTCATGGAAGGCTACAAGCCCGGAGTGAAGGCGCGGGCCACCTTCGCGACACCCGAGGGACACCGCGCCGAAGGCATCCTCGCCGCAACACGATCGATGAATCCGGATGACTTGGAGGCCTTTGCCGCCGTCGAACCCGCCAACGGCTACCTTGCCGCGCTGAAGACTCAGACAGTCGACGCGGGGTGGTGGCGCATGCTGTGGATGCCACCTTCCATGCCCTACCTCGAGCCCGGGGAGATCTACTCCGCGATCGGCGATGTCACGAAGCGGCTCGTCTTCTCCGCATGGTCCGGCGTGCCGACCTCGGTGGCGTCGCTGCTGTCCTACGAAGCAGATCGCAAGGTCGCCGAGGCATCGGGCGGATTCCTCGCCGAGAACACCTCCGCAGCGCGCCTCAAGGTCGCCGAACGCTTCACCTACCGCACCAAGGCCGGCGAAGTCGGCGCCCTGTCGACCCTCGCACTCTTCTGGCCGCACCCGTCGTTGGCGCAGACCGGCGACCCCCTCACTGCATCACGCGAAGCCGGGCGCCGTCTATCCATTGTCGACGCCGAGAATCACGTCGCGCGCGCACTCCCGACCCACGCCGCTGACAACGCCTGGGACGCCTTCTTCTCGGTGGAAGGACTCCGACCTTCTCTCACCGACGCTCGCAGCCTGGTACGTGCCGCGCTCGGAGACGAAGCCAGCGAAGACACCAGCAGCGAGGTCCCAGACTCCGGGGTTCTGCGACACGTCGAAGAAGCGATGCGACGATTCGAAGCCTCACCTGACGAAGCCGGGCATCCCGACCTCGTTCGGCTCGCAATGCACGCGCCCGGCAACATCGCCTATCGCGCGCTGCAGCGCGTTGCAGGAACGAGCGTGACCCCCGATGGGATCTGGGTGGCCGCCTTTGCGCTCGCCGATGGTCTGCGTCGCCTCTTCGATCGCACCGAGAGCGTCGCCACACTCGTCGGCATCTACGGCGACGACAGAGTCGAACACCCGTACTGGTCGTCGGTGCTCTCATACTGCGCAGACGGCAACCTGCAAGCCGTCCTCGACGAGTACCTCTTCCAACTCCGCAGCGACCTCGGCGGCATCGAGGTCGGTGACGCCGAACTCCTGCACATCGCTCGACACGCGTCCGAGGTGCTCCGCCTTCGCCCAGCCCGCTACCTCGGCCACGACACCACGCGAGACCGCGCACCCATCCCGTTCCACGCACGCTTCGCGTTGCGGTACGGTGCCCGATTCGGCGACAACGCCGACATCCGCGACGGTGCTGTGCGCGCCGCGTTCAACAGCCCCTTCGCACCCTTCGTGCTCATCTCGACCAGCGTCGGACAAGAAGGCATCGACTTCCACTGGTGGTGCCACGCGGTCGTCCACTGGAACCTCCCGCGCAACCCCGTCGATTTCGAGCAGCGTGAAGGGCGCGTCAACCGCTTCGCCGGCCATGCCATCCGCCGCAACGTCGCAGAAGCACACTGGGATGACGTACTCGCAGGCGAGGGCGACGACCCGTGGTCTGCGGCCTTCGACGCGGCGTCCCAGTCCGAAGCAGTCGAGCAGTTCGGCGAGTTCGCCCCATGGTGGGTGTACCCCGGGCCGGCACAGGTGGAACGGATCCTCGCGCGATACCCACTCAGCCGCGACCAAGACCGATACGAGCGACTTCGCGACGATCTCGCCCTCTACCGACTGACGCTCGGCCAACCGCGGCAGGAAGACATGTTATCTGGTACTCCTCGGTGTGGAGTCGATGACGGATTGCGCCTCGGATCTTGGGAATCTCGCGTTGTCGTCGGCAGGGTTATCACTCGTTGGCAACGTGGTTCGGGAGGGTGCATGGCGAGGGTGCAGAGGGTCGCGGCGGCCGAGGCTGTCACCTGGACGGTGGTCGACGACGTCGGCGCAGTCGTCGGGCCTGCGGAGTCGTTTCTAGAGTTCGCACGCGGGGCGGGTTACTCGCCGAACACGATTCGCGGCTACGCGAAGAGTCTCTCGTTGTGGTGGACGCATTTGGAGGGCGGGCGCCGCGGGTGGGATTCGGTGACGGCCGCGGATCTCGCTCGGTTCATGAGCGCGGTTCGTTCCGGGCAGGTGGGGGTTCCGAGCATCGGGGTTCGGGTGCCGGCGCGGGCGGAGGCGACGGTGAATGTTCGGGTGCGTGCAGTGCTGAGCATGTACCGGTATCACGCGCAGCTCGGCACTCAGGTGTTGCCGTCATCATCCGCGTGGGGCGCCGAGCCGACCGGGAGCTTCGTGCCGTTCCTGGGGCACCTGAGCCGCCGGCATGCGGTCAGGGCGCAAGCGCCGGTTGTCCTTCGTGCTTCCCCGCGGGAGCTGCCTGTGCTCGATCCGGTGGTGATCGACCGGCTGCTGGACGCGGAGGCCAGGTTCGATCCGGCACGGGGCTCATGGGTGGGGGATCTGCGGTACCGGTTGTTGTGGTTGCTGCTGTGGCAGTCGGGGATGCGGATCGGGGAGGCGCTGGGTCTGCGCCACCGTGACTGGGTTGTCGCGCGCGGTTCGACGGCGAAGGTGCTGATCCGGCCCAGCGCGCACCCTCACGGCTACCGGCCGAAGAGCGGCCCGCGGGATGTGCATGTGGGGGCGGCGTTGGACGGCCTGTACGGGGATTACGTGTGGTGGCTGTGCGAGCGTGGCGCGGATCGGGAGATCGCGAACTGGGACGACTCGTTCATCTTCTGCAACGTGAAACGTCGGCCGTTGTACGCGCCGTTGCGGGTCGAGTCGGTGTACGCGCATCTCGGAGTGATGAAGAAGCGGATCGCCGTGTTGCCGGCCGCGGCGACGCCGCATTGGTTCCGGCATACGCACGCGACGGCGATGCTGATGTCGGGCGCTCGGATCGAGGTGGTCAGCCGACGGTTGGGGCATCGCAGTATCCAGACCACGATCGATCACTACGGGCACGTCACGGACGACGCGGAGCTTGCGGCGTTCGCGAACTGGGAAGCGGTCACACGCGGATGGGAGACGAACCGATGA
- a CDS encoding DUF6361 family protein has protein sequence MPSTIAWLDADTEDQARMRDIIKLFTDRDSRDELGLGQVRDVISDGLFPGTTVLLTRARYLLFVPWCFQLAEGKPDPLALADKNERQVISTLRKSGSDDLTGLLGARVGQALQTLPSTIYWGTLRRYGIVREEYAWKSDAFGAVSRPEDGDDEGARKRISAWSHSVPPIPPEFPHRIDDAFALSRDEAGWLRERVLEHAPDTVMAHLMNHAPMKDSRSPWTDPAVQGVEGEAALLLRNAEAFSTAMHGAALLYNLQLAEEYERVVPEDRRRFSAPVDQYRGELAEWADRVERARIAQWDVGDLWGWVLDTAKATIAPGSARFISDWVAHIQGIDPRAISDDSAARDLVRERERRQKRALARLGNPKRLSAWSGAAGAGALTFRWDTVRDIALDIHAGLGRDA, from the coding sequence GTGCCCTCAACGATCGCCTGGCTGGATGCTGACACTGAAGACCAGGCCCGCATGCGGGACATCATCAAGTTGTTCACGGATCGCGACAGTCGGGATGAGCTCGGGCTCGGGCAAGTCCGCGACGTGATCTCCGACGGACTGTTTCCTGGAACGACAGTGCTGCTGACGCGCGCCCGATATCTGCTGTTCGTGCCATGGTGCTTCCAGCTCGCCGAAGGCAAACCCGATCCGCTGGCCCTTGCAGACAAGAACGAGCGGCAGGTGATCTCCACGCTTCGCAAGTCAGGGAGCGACGACCTCACCGGACTGCTCGGCGCGCGCGTCGGGCAAGCGCTGCAGACACTTCCGTCAACGATCTATTGGGGAACACTGCGTCGCTACGGCATCGTTCGCGAGGAATACGCATGGAAATCCGACGCGTTCGGGGCCGTGTCCCGTCCCGAGGACGGCGACGATGAAGGCGCCCGCAAACGGATCTCGGCGTGGTCGCACTCAGTCCCTCCGATACCGCCGGAGTTCCCGCACCGCATCGATGACGCGTTCGCCCTATCGCGCGACGAAGCGGGATGGCTGCGCGAGCGCGTGCTGGAGCACGCCCCCGACACAGTCATGGCGCACCTCATGAATCACGCGCCCATGAAGGACAGCCGTAGCCCGTGGACCGACCCGGCTGTCCAGGGCGTCGAGGGTGAGGCGGCGCTGCTGTTGCGGAACGCCGAAGCGTTCTCGACCGCGATGCACGGTGCCGCGTTGCTCTACAACCTTCAGCTCGCGGAAGAGTACGAGCGCGTCGTCCCCGAGGATCGGCGCAGGTTCTCTGCACCGGTGGATCAATACCGCGGTGAGTTGGCGGAATGGGCGGATCGGGTCGAGCGGGCACGGATTGCTCAGTGGGACGTCGGTGACCTGTGGGGTTGGGTTCTCGACACGGCGAAGGCGACGATCGCGCCTGGGTCCGCGCGGTTCATCTCTGACTGGGTGGCACACATTCAGGGCATTGACCCTCGCGCGATCTCCGACGACTCGGCGGCGCGCGACCTCGTCCGTGAACGAGAGCGCCGACAGAAGCGTGCGCTTGCGCGACTGGGTAACCCGAAGCGGCTCAGCGCCTGGTCGGGTGCTGCCGGAGCCGGTGCGCTCACATTCCGCTGGGATACGGTGCGAGATATCGCGCTCGACATCCACGCGGGGTTGGGGCGCGATGCTTGA
- a CDS encoding helix-turn-helix domain-containing protein, with product MATSIAALGDLEPLLTIEDLASYLDVPVATIRDWRTDGKGPRAVRIGGRLRFCVSDVREWITSQRETTPGHPQHGR from the coding sequence ATGGCGACCAGCATTGCGGCGCTGGGCGATCTGGAGCCGCTTCTGACGATCGAGGATCTTGCCTCGTATCTCGACGTGCCGGTCGCCACGATCCGGGACTGGCGCACCGACGGTAAGGGTCCGCGGGCTGTTCGTATCGGCGGGCGTTTGCGCTTCTGCGTCAGCGATGTACGCGAGTGGATCACGTCGCAACGCGAGACCACGCCGGGGCATCCGCAGCACGGGCGGTGA
- a CDS encoding DUF3046 domain-containing protein — protein MRRSEFGRAVDDEFGDAYGAVLRADLQLADIGGRTADQALRDGVPPRDVWLALCSAADVPENRRYGVGRLEPESR, from the coding sequence GTGCGGCGCAGCGAATTCGGCCGGGCGGTCGACGATGAGTTCGGCGATGCCTACGGCGCCGTCCTGAGGGCGGACCTGCAGCTCGCCGACATCGGCGGGCGGACCGCGGACCAGGCCCTCCGCGACGGCGTGCCGCCGCGCGACGTGTGGCTGGCCCTGTGCTCCGCGGCCGACGTGCCGGAGAACCGCAGGTACGGTGTCGGACGCCTCGAGCCCGAATCCCGCTGA